The Flavobacteriales bacterium genome segment GTACCAGGGGATTTCGTACTGAGAAAAATGAATATTGATGGAACACAGTATTGGAAAAAGCGATATGGAGAAGATTTTAGATTAGATATTCCCGGTCGCGTTATTCAAGCCATAGATGGTGGTTTCGTTATTGTTGGTCAATCAACTATTGATACTGGCGGTACGAATGACGCTCAGATGATGCTTGTGAAAACCGATTCTGATGGGGATATGAGTTGGAGCAGAATGTATGGAGGAGGACAATACGAAGCTGGTACAGATGTGGTTCAAACACCGGATGAAGGATTTCTTTTGTTGGGCTGGACCCGAAGTTTTGGTGCCGGTCAAAAGGATTGGTACTTGGTACGAACAGATGCTCAGGGCAATGAGCAATGGCATAAGACCTATGGAGACTCGAACAATCAATCAGGTTCTTCGATAGCGGATGGGCCCAGTGGGAGTTATGTTCTTGTTGGTGGCGGAGGCCAAGGAAATGGAAGGATAATTCGAATTGATTCGGAGGGAAATATAATCTGGCAGCAAACATACGCCCATCCAGAGGGAACGGGTAGCAATTATCTCTTTGATTGTCTTGTCAACCCTGATTCAACCATAGTAGCCACGGGACTTACTAACAATTCCGCAGATGGTGATGCCGGCTGGCTCCTGAAAGCAGACAGCGAAGGCAATCTGCTTTGGCAGCGTAAATACAACCATAACCAATACACCGACCTTTTCTATGGCGTTCTCGCCACCGATGATGGCGGTTTCCTGCTAAGCGGTCAGGCAATCAATGATGAGACGAACGGTCAAGATGCCTGGCTGCTGAAAGTTGACAGCATCGGCTGCCCGTACCCCAACTGTACGGTAGGCATTGAGGAGGAGGAAAAGACCGTGATGGTAGATGTGTGGCCCAACCCGGTGGTTGATGTTTTGAATATTGAGGTGTTGGACCCTTCGGCC includes the following:
- a CDS encoding T9SS type A sorting domain-containing protein, whose amino-acid sequence is MPRLLHIARVRKWQTTASRKTAVFRTIGTFFLIIVGFVSKAQPIYFDDLYLFDDRADGIGLGGTQKLGDGYICWNSGFFTDTLASQQSMFAIDDEGTIISAFELPLIDSVREQSGNLIVLDDTTVVARGFEQILTQPVPGDFVLRKMNIDGTQYWKKRYGEDFRLDIPGRVIQAIDGGFVIVGQSTIDTGGTNDAQMMLVKTDSDGDMSWSRMYGGGQYEAGTDVVQTPDEGFLLLGWTRSFGAGQKDWYLVRTDAQGNEQWHKTYGDSNNQSGSSIADGPSGSYVLVGGGGQGNGRIIRIDSEGNIIWQQTYAHPEGTGSNYLFDCLVNPDSTIVATGLTNNSADGDAGWLLKADSEGNLLWQRKYNHNQYTDLFYGVLATDDGGFLLSGQAINDETNGQDAWLLKVDSIGCPYPNCTVGIEEEEKTVMVDVWPNPVVDVLNIEVLDPSAKLTITVTDMCGRQFPLSKGVPAGRGIHTEDVSAWPSGIYVLQGSDEKGRSFSVKVVKD